Within Lentimicrobiaceae bacterium, the genomic segment CTCTGATAAATATGTTTTGTTGTCAGTCGATAAGTAAGGTGGGTCTATTAAAAAAACTACGTTTTTACGGTTTTTATACTTGTTATATAATTCTTTATAATCAGTTCTTACAATTGTAATACCATGCAAATAACCATTACAACTATAATCTTTTTGAACAATATTATTATACAAAGTTTTAGTTTTTAATTCGTCTAAACTTGTAACGTAATTAGCAGAAAACAACAAACTTGCACTTAATGTTATGTAATCGACAAAGCCCTTTTTATTATGTTTTTCTAAAACATTAATAATTTGCTTACGCTCCGAGTCCGTTATTTTCTTTTCATTTGGGTATTTATTTAAAATTTGTCGGCACTCATTTATAATTTTGTTTGTTTTATCAATGTTTTTTAATCGCTTAACAAAATTATCATAATCATTATAAACGACTACTGCATTGGGGTAAACTTGTTTAACAAAATGTGATAACAAACCAGAACCGCCGAACAAATCAACATAAATATTTTTCTCTGAAAAATTTTTTTTCAATATATTTTGAAAAATACGCTTGTAATTTCGCTTTTGCCCCTGAAATGGTAATGGACTTTGATTGTATATTTTAAACTGGGTGGATTTCATAATAATATTTGTTTTCTTTTGCTTTTTCGTTCACTATCTCTTGCACTCGTAGCCAATAATTTATATTATGTAAATATTGTTTTCTAATATTAAATGTTACAGCAGTTTTAAAAAGAATAATTTTACTTGCATAACTAAAGAATGCAGGCGGTATTCGGTCTGGTGAATGGGCAACTGCAACAATATCTAACATGTGTTGCCGTGAACGAACCAACAACTTTTCTAAATTAGTTGTTGTATTAGCACCAACAAACGCCCTAAAATCTTCAAAAACTAAAAGCCCATTATAATAATAATTAAAAACCGTATCAAGCACTTCGCCGGCTTGACTCTTTGTTGTTACTATTTTTCTGCAACCTTTATATTTTGCAACTCGTTCTTTAAATTGATAAGCAACTTCCGGCACATTAGCATATTCGGCACTATCTCCTACAATAATTAAAGCCCTACCCCCTCGCTTAAGTTCCTCTTTTATAATCTGGCGGACTAATGTAGTTTTACCACATCCGGGTTCTCCGATTACCAAAATGCGCTCAGTTAGACGTCCATTAGTTGCCATTTGTTTCGGTGTTAATTTCGTTTGCAGTTTCTTTTTCTTTTTCTTTCATCTGCTTTTCAAGTTCTGCTTGTCGTTGTTGAATTTGAGCCAGTTCATCAGCTTGTCGCTTTTGCTCTGCCTCAATTTTTTTCAATTTTCGGTCTGTTAATGCGGTTTTAATAGGTACTGCAAAAACTATAATTGTTAAAATAATAGCCGTTACTACAGGGTTGCTCTCTTTTAAATTATAATGTTCTGCAACTTTTGTGTATGCTTTTTCCAAATCCTTTTTTTGGTCAGCTCGTATTTTGTACCGTTCCGTTGGCTCTTGCCCAATAAAAGAACAAACAGAAGTAACTGCATTAGTTGCTAAATCGGCAAAACTTTTACCAACTTCTTGGGCAGTCTCTTTGCTCAGTTCCTCTGCCCTCTGTTCATTTTCTAATCTGGTTAGTTCATCATTAGGAATGCGGACGTCTTCAAAAGTTGGGCGGTCGTACTCAATTTTAGGGTTATCCATATCCCCGAGCATATCCTGAAGGCTTATTTCATTAGTATTAAAATTTTCAACCATTTGTCGCTTTATTTAGTAAATCATCAATAAATTGTGTTAAATTCTGCTTTTCGCCAAAAACCATATATTTACAGGTTTCAGAATTATATAAATATTTTTGAAAATAAATTACGCCGTCGTTCTCTACAAGTAAAATGTGTACCTTTTGCCCGTTATGATTTAAATTCTCTAATAAAAAAGCATTTAAAGAGTTGGCGATTTTTTCTGTACCAATAGAATTGATAAGTGTTTTTAATATTATTCCATTCATATTTTTAACGCATTAAATACCCATCTCGAATTGCTAAATACAAAGCAATTTCAGTTGATATATCTACATTTCTATCTTTCTTAACCTGTTTTTTGATAAGTTCCATTAACTTAAATTCATCATCGGACAATTCAAATAATACTTTACTTTTCAAAGTATTAGTATATGTTTCAGCATTAGTTGAACTTTCTTGTTTTAAATTTGAAATTTCATCAAGCAATAAAGAATTTTCATTTTTAAGGTCGATAACGGTTTCTGTTAACTCATTAATTTTGTCTTTGTCAGCTTGTATAGGAACTTCTTTTTCTTTAGGATTTTGATATAATTCTAAAAGTGCTGAAAGGAAATTATCGTGCGTTCGCTCATTCCTTAATTCGTCGTACAATTCACGAGTATCATCATATATTCGGATACTCATTGGTCGCATGTTTAATTTTTTATTTGTTTCACTCATAACTGATTGATTTTAATAATACTTTGCAAAGATACTTAAAGTTTTAGTTTAAACAAAAATTTTTGAAAAATATTTAAAAAAAATCCCGCATAGTGCGGGATTAACAACAAAATAAAAATAAATATAAGGACTAAAAAGATAAATCATCGTCCGCAGGCGGTTTAGTTAAATCATTTTTAATTGCGTTTTGTGCTTGTTGCTCCACATTGACGTCGGGAAAAGTCTCAACATCTACCTTTTCTTTAAAACTTGCAATCTCAACAAAATCAACTCGCATGCTCAAACTTGCCCTTTTTTCGCCGTTCCTGTCGGTGTACTCCGATACAAAAGGTACGCCCTCAAGGTAAACTTTTGTGCCTTGTTGCAAATATTCTGCTATTTTACAACTTTGGTCTCTGTTACGCCAATATGAGCATTGCACCCATAAAGTACGTTCTACCACTTCTTTGGTTTTGCTATCGGTATAATTTTGATTGATAGCAACCGAAAAACTAATAACTTTTGAGTCGTTGACGTTATTAATTATAGCGTCGTGTCCCAAATTTCCGAGTAATGTTAATTTAATCATAATTTGAATAATTTAAGTGTTAATGTATTTGTGTTTTGGTCCCGCATGTGCAGAACCAAATTTTTAATTTAAAATTCAGTAAATCGAGCCGTAGCGTCGGGCTGTTGATTATCAATTGCTCTTAAATGTACATCGCCATCGTACAAAAATTTAACAACTCTTTGATAAATTTCATCTATAACTTTTTTTACATCGTTTTTTTTACTCTCTGGCGTTGTTACACTATATTTTTTTTCCCATTCGGGCAATTTATCTCTTAAATGTCTGAAAAGTTTATACCGTCCTGCCCTATCCATTATAACTTCAATTGTTTCGTTTACATTTTCTCTTTTAATTCTACATGAATAAATATCTTTAATTAACCCATGTAATGTCATTTTAGCCATGTATAATCCCTCTGTCGGTTCTTCCTTAACAAACTCCAATTCCTCTAATTTAAACTTATTATAAGGCAATAATTCTAAATATTCACCTGTTTTTATGTTTTCAGCACCAAAAAAATAATGTGTACTATACTTTATAACACTAATCAAAAAATTTACGTCAGTTAATCTGTCAATAAAAAAGTTTTTTATACTATTTACAAACTCCCCTTTTAATCGCAATTCAAACCTGTAAATATTTTTTGATGTTTTATAGTAATGTTGTTCCGGTTGTTCTACTATAACTCCGTTTTTGTACCAAAATTCAACAATATATTGTTTTTTACTTTTGTCGATTTTATAATCGCAAAAACGAAATGTTATATTTATTTAAAACGAAATGTGTAAATAATTTTCCACGCACTTTTGTTTGCAAAGGTAAATAATTATAATAGATATTTATGGGGGTGCCCCACAAAACACCCAAAATTTCAATTTTTAAACACTATTTAATCGGCGTTTAAATAGCAATTAAAACAGTTCTAACTGCTTGGTAAATTGTGAGTCGTAATTAAAAGTTAGCACCTCTGTTTTTTCGCCACCGCCTGCGTTTTTATGCATCTTAATTTCCAGCATATTCCAGCCGTTCTTTTCTACATATTCTCGCAGGATATTGCTGGGATACGTACTTAAAAGGAACTTGCCTTGTATCTTCTCTATTGTGTTAAGCAGGTTCGTAAAATCTTCTAATGTGTATCCAGAATAATGCCCCATATCAGCTTGGTAGTAGGGCGGATCTAAGTAATGAAATGTTGTAGGTCTATCTGTGCTTTCGATGACTGATAGAGCATCGCGACAGAATATACTTGTACGCTCCAACCTCCTGGCATACATGTTGGTAAACGTCTGTTTACTCCACTGTACCTGTTTAGCTTTATTCTTGTCTATGCTCACGCTCCATCCATTCGTTAATATTGCGTAAATGGATTGTTTACTCAACATCCAAACCGCCCACGCACGCAGCACGTCGCTATGTTTTAGAGGTTCGTCATATATACCCCTTGCTAAGCGATGTTGATATTCCGAGTGTAATGTGCAATCTACTTCAGTTTTAAGCTCGTCAAATTTCAATTTCAAAGTTCTATAAAAATTTACCATCTCACCATTGATGTCATTGATAAATTCCACTTCTGCAGGTTTTTTTGCGAAAAACACAGCGCCGCCCCCGAAAAATGGTTCGTTGTACGCACGATGTGGCGGTATAAGGGGCAATATTATATCCACCATAAGCTGCTTTCCTCCCCAATAAGTTATGCATGTTTTCATGAGTTTTATGTTTAGTTCAGTTTTTATTTATAATTTTGCATCGTCTCACATTAATAAAAAGGTGCCACAACACCAAAGGCATAGCCTTCGTCTTGGTGTTGTGGCACCTTAACTCAGCTGAAGCGTGAGACCTTCAGCTGAGAGATGGGGGTTTTAAGTTATATATTAATTAAACCGCAAGGTCTATATCCGTTCTTTAGCGAAATGAGATGTGCTATCGTCCAACAAACATGTTCCGCATCTTTCTCTGTTGTGTATATACGTAAAGCTTGGAATCTCACTGGTGTGTCGATATACTTTGCTTTATTTCTATCCGTGTAGTATAAAAACGAGTTCTCATTCCAAAAACTTACATGTGTTGGATCTTGAAATGCACCCCTGCCATCTGTGCTAGGAACTTGGCAAAATAGAATACCTCCGGGTGCAAGCACTCTGTAAACTTCTTTCATTGTATGTATAGGATCTCTTAGATGTTCAAATATGTCGTATGCTCTTATGACACCAACAGAGCTATCGTCAAACGGGAAATCGTTATTTAGGTCAGTTATGATATCAGCATCGAGCAAGTCTACAGTTTCGTAGCCTTGTTTGGCGGAAAATCTACCACCCAATTCTATAAGTCTTAACCCGTTTCTTCTGGCTTGTGTTTCAGCTAAACTCTCTATATATTCGTCATAAATTCTATATACATTACACTGTATCTCGCTATTGTGCAATATATATGTGTTATCGCCGTGTATAAAATACTTATACAAACCCTCATCGATATGCTTAAATTTGCAAATTTGAAACAACTTACACATTAAATCCAAGTCGTCTAATACTCTCATTTCTTTGTTGTATCCACCGACTTGATAGTAGTAATTTCGTCTAAACGCCCTTAGGTGATTTGGTGCAAACCATATTCGGCTTACTGATTCCGCTGTAGGCGGAAAGCTAATATGTTCTTCCCATTCTTTATCGTATGGGCGATATTTCCAACCAAATTCCTCAGAAAAGTGATCTTCTTTTTTGTGTATTGTATTGGAATAAACAAACCCTATTTCGTCGCTTTCGTTAAATGCATCAACGACTTTTTCTATAGCTGTAGGTTCGAGTGTGTCGTCGTGATCTAATTCTAATAGTATTTCACCGCAACAATGCTCTACTGCTATTGACTTTAAAGCTCCGACGTAAGGAGGTGTGCCTACTGGAGCAGTATAAAACTTAACTCTATCGTCGCAAATAGGTGGAGCCTCTGCTCCGTTATTAAGCAAAATAACCCATTCGAAATTTTTATACGTTTGACTTAACAAAGACTCATAAGCTCTTATTAAGTATATAGGGTTGTGAGATGGTGTAAAAACAGATACTAACATTTATTTATTTGTTTATTTGTTTATTTGTTTATTTGTTTATTTGTTTATTTATTTACTTTATTAAACAGTGTAATACTCTAAATAACTTGGCGCTGTAATGGTAGTGCCATTAGACCCAATGGCTTTAGCTAACACTCTAAAAGTATCTCCAAAATCATTACACAGTAGGTCTATCTCCATGAATGCGGACTGTGAATTAGATGTTTTTGCGTGAATAATAGTGTCTTGATTAAATCCTATATGTTGTTTATGTATTACGGAAGAACCTGTATTAGCCCCATAGCTACTTGTAATATAACCTATAAGGTAGGGACGACTACCACCTGAATTCTGAAATCTTAACACAACACCTTGTCCACCACTTCCATTTATGACTGTTAATCTAATTCTGATATGATATATATGATTGTTATTACAACCAAATAGGCTTAAACTGTTAATCGTTGTGTAACCTGTGCTAGAAATCAGTATGCTTTGGTTTAATAGTAGTAAACCTACCCCTCCACTACCCGCAGCCCCCTGGT encodes:
- a CDS encoding DNA adenine methylase; this translates as MKKNFSEKNIYVDLFGGSGLLSHFVKQVYPNAVVVYNDYDNFVKRLKNIDKTNKIINECRQILNKYPNEKKITDSERKQIINVLEKHNKKGFVDYITLSASLLFSANYVTSLDELKTKTLYNNIVQKDYSCNGYLHGITIVRTDYKELYNKYKNRKNVVFLIDPPYLSTDNKTYLSEKYWTLKDYLDILPILKNTNFFYFTSNKSDIVELLEWLAKNANLKNSLYGIKKVKMKIGVNKDAYNEDIMLFKKL
- a CDS encoding DNA adenine methylase — encoded protein: MKTCITYWGGKQLMVDIILPLIPPHRAYNEPFFGGGAVFFAKKPAEVEFINDINGEMVNFYRTLKLKFDELKTEVDCTLHSEYQHRLARGIYDEPLKHSDVLRAWAVWMLSKQSIYAILTNGWSVSIDKNKAKQVQWSKQTFTNMYARRLERTSIFCRDALSVIESTDRPTTFHYLDPPYYQADMGHYSGYTLEDFTNLLNTIEKIQGKFLLSTYPSNILREYVEKNGWNMLEIKMHKNAGGGEKTEVLTFNYDSQFTKQLELF
- a CDS encoding glycosyltransferase, producing MLVSVFTPSHNPIYLIRAYESLLSQTYKNFEWVILLNNGAEAPPICDDRVKFYTAPVGTPPYVGALKSIAVEHCCGEILLELDHDDTLEPTAIEKVVDAFNESDEIGFVYSNTIHKKEDHFSEEFGWKYRPYDKEWEEHISFPPTAESVSRIWFAPNHLRAFRRNYYYQVGGYNKEMRVLDDLDLMCKLFQICKFKHIDEGLYKYFIHGDNTYILHNSEIQCNVYRIYDEYIESLAETQARRNGLRLIELGGRFSAKQGYETVDLLDADIITDLNNDFPFDDSSVGVIRAYDIFEHLRDPIHTMKEVYRVLAPGGILFCQVPSTDGRGAFQDPTHVSFWNENSFLYYTDRNKAKYIDTPVRFQALRIYTTEKDAEHVCWTIAHLISLKNGYRPCGLINI
- a CDS encoding ATP-binding protein; translated protein: MATNGRLTERILVIGEPGCGKTTLVRQIIKEELKRGGRALIIVGDSAEYANVPEVAYQFKERVAKYKGCRKIVTTKSQAGEVLDTVFNYYYNGLLVFEDFRAFVGANTTTNLEKLLVRSRQHMLDIVAVAHSPDRIPPAFFSYASKIILFKTAVTFNIRKQYLHNINYWLRVQEIVNEKAKENKYYYEIHPV
- a CDS encoding single-stranded DNA-binding protein produces the protein MIKLTLLGNLGHDAIINNVNDSKVISFSVAINQNYTDSKTKEVVERTLWVQCSYWRNRDQSCKIAEYLQQGTKVYLEGVPFVSEYTDRNGEKRASLSMRVDFVEIASFKEKVDVETFPDVNVEQQAQNAIKNDLTKPPADDDLSF